Sequence from the Curtobacterium sp. MCLR17_007 genome:
GGCTCGACGTCCGACTGGCCGCGGCGGTCATCGCCCTCGTGCTGGCCGTCGTGGTCGTCGCGGGGACCCTCGCCGTGCCCGGTCGGCTGGTGGTCCGCGTGGGCGCCGCCGTGCTCGCGGTCGGGGCGCTCGTCGACCCGTGGTCCGTGCGGACGCTGCTCGCTGCCGGGCCGGAGTCGGCTGCGCTGCTCGGCGCGGCCGCCACCGCCGTGTCGGCGGCCTGGCTGCCGCGGAGGCCGTTCGTCGCGACGGCCGCGATCACCGTGAGCGCAGCCTCCTGGGTGACGGCGGCACCGACGCTGGCGTGGGTCGTCCTGCCCGTCGTCACCGCGGTCGTCGTCGTCGTGGTCGTCCGCGCGACCGGGGTCGACCGTGTCGTCGGTCTGGCCGTCGCCGGTGCGGCGGTCGCCGCCCTCGTGACCAGCGCCTGGACCGGGGCGCACCTGGCGTCACCGGACGACGGCGTCGACGCCAGGACCCGTCACGTCCAGGTGGTCGCGTCGGTCATCGGTTCCGACGCCGCGCGGGCGACGTTCGGGCTCGGACCCGGGACCGGCGACGGCTCGATCCGGGACGGCGACCCCGACCCCGCGTTCGCCACCCTCGACGACCTCGACCTCGTCCGAGCGGCGGTCGTCCACCCGGCGACGACGGTCGTGCTCGCCGACCGCGCGGTCTCAGCCCTGCTCGATCCCGACGTCGACTCCCCGGACACGGGTGCGTCGCCGGTCACCGTCGCCGCGGGCGCGCTCGCGAGCCTGCCGCTGCTCGCGCTCGGTCTCCACCTCGCGGTGGCGGCGTCGGCCGCGGCGCTCACCGTCCGTCGGCGGCTCGGCTCGCGAGCGTCGGGCGTCGGGATCGCGGCGCTGGTGATGACCTCGTCGTCGTGGCTCGTGTTCTGGGCCTGGGTCGTCACCGGGGACCCGGCTGACCCGGTCCCGGCGGTCGTCTTCACCACGACGACCCTGGCGCTCGTCCCCCTGCTCCCCGTGCAGCTCGCCGTCCTGCTGCGCAGCGGCCCCGCCGTCGCCGGTCGCCAACGGCACCGCCGACTCGTCCTCACCACCGCACGGACAGGAGCACACCGATGACGTACCGCCCGCGAGTCCTCGTCGTCTACGGCACGCGGCCCGAGGCGGTGAAGGTCGCCCCCGTCGTCCTCGCCCTCCGCCAGGACCCCGACCTGCAGGCGCTCGTCGTGGACACCGGACAGCACCCCGACCTCACCGCCGCGGTGCACGAGACGTTCGGCACCCACCCGGACTGCACCCTGTCGATCGCGCGACCGGGCCAGTCCGTCGGCGCGATCGCCGCACGGACGATGACCGCGGTGGGGTCGCTCCTGGCCGAGTGGCGACCCGACCTCGTGCTCGTCCACGGCGACACGACCGCCGCGGCCGCCACGGCACTCGCCGCCCACTACGCCCACCTCCCGGTCGCACACCTGGAGGCAGGACTCCGGTCGGGCGACCTGTGGTCCCCGTGGCCGGAGGAGGCGAACCGCAGCGTCATCGGTCGCCTGGCCGGGCTGCACCTGGCTCCGACCGCGACCGCGCGGGACAACCTGCTGCACGAGGGGGTGCCCGCCGAGCGCGTCGTCGTCACCGGCAACACGGTCGTCGACGCGCTCCTCCACACCCTGGACCGGGCACGACCGAACCTGCCCGGACCGCTCGAGGAACGGGCCGCAGCGGCTCGTCAGGTCGTGCTGTTCACGGCGCACCGCCGCGAGTCGTGGGGCGGCGGACTGGCCCGGGTGGCCGCTGGCCTGGCCGACGTCCTGGCTGACCGTCCGGACACCCTGCTGCTCGCGCCGCTCCACCCCAACCCGGTGGTGCGTGACGCGGTCCTGCCCGAACTCGCCCGCGTGGCGTCCGCCGTGGTGACCGACCCGTTCGACCACCCCGCGTTCTGCCGGGCGATGCAGCTGTCGACCGTCATCGTCACCGACTCCGGCGGGGTGCAGGAGGAGGCACCGTCGCTCGGGGTCCCGGTGCTGGTCACGCGCGACACCACCGAGCGCCCGGAAGCCGTCGCCGCCGGTGCCAACCGGCTCGTCGGCACCGAGCGTGCGGCCGTGGCGAGCGCGCTCCGCGAGGTCCTCGACGACCCGGGAGCACGTGCGCGGATGGCCGCCGTGGAGAACCCCTACGGCGACGGACACGCGGGACGGCGCGTCGTGCGGGCGATCCGGGAGTTCCTCGGGGTTCCCCCGCGCCACCGGCGACGCGACGACGTCGTCCTGCACGACGACGACCGGCGGCACGACGACGTCCTGAACGAGGAGGTCCTGCACGAGGATGCGCGACACGACGGTGCCCTGGGCGCCACGGCGGCGGTGGGCGTCGCGTGAGGGCCCTGCCGGCCGCGGTCCTGGGCGTGCTCGCGGTCGCCGCCATGGCCGCGGGCGTGGTCAGCCTGCAGACGCCGGCCCGGGACCCCGGCGCCGGGGTGGCACGAGACCTCGACGGCCGTCCGGTGGCCGGAGCGCCGCCCGCGACGGCGACTTCGACCACGGCGACGACGGCGGACGCCGTGGGCCGGCCGGGCGACCGGCTGGTCGTGCCGGCGGTCGGGCTCGACGTCCCCCTCGACACGATGCAGGTCCGGCACGGCGTCGTCGACCCGCCGGGCTTCGCCGCCGCGTACGAGGTGCAGGGCCTGACGACCGACGTGCCCTCGGCCACCGGGACCTACATCGCCATGCACGCGCTGCGCGGCGGGGGCCGTGCGCCCGGGAACGCCCTCTGGGACACGGACGCCGGACGCCCCCGCATCGCGATCGGCGACACCGTCAGTGTTGACGGTGCATCGTGGCGCGTCACCGGCATCGGCACCCCGACGAAGCAGTCCGTGCCCGGGAGCGACCGGCTCTGGTCGACGACGCCCGACGAACTCGTGCTGCTGACGTGCCTGGAGACCCCCGACGGACGTCCCTCCACCCGGAACGTCGTCGTCACGGCAGAGCCTGCGGGCTGAACCCGGTCCGGCGTCAGCGGCGTCGGCGCAGGGTCGAGAAGATCCCCTGCACCACCTCTTTCGCGATGGTGCCGCCGAGGCCGCCACCGAGCAGGTCGGACAGCGGGTCCGTCGTCCGACGCTTCGACGTCGTCCGGGTGCCCGAGCGCGACGAGCCGCGCGACCGACGGGCCTCGGCAGCACGCTCCGCCTGCTCGAACTCCCGCTGCGTCCGCTCGTACTCGCGCTGCGCCGTCGCGTGCTCGCGTGCCTCGCGCTTCGCGTCGGCGGCCGCCTGCTTCGCCGCGGCGGCGGCCGCGCGTGCGGCCTCCTTCTCCGCGTCGGCGGCGGCGGCCTCGGCCGCCTCGCGTGCGTCCGCGGCGGCAGCCTGCGCAGCGGCGGCCTCCATGCGGCGGGCGAGCATCTCGTGGGCCGAGTCGGGGTCGACGCGGGTGCCGTAGGTGGCGAGCAGCGGGGACGCGGTGACCCGGGCCTCCAGGTCGGCCGACGGCATCGGCTCCATCGATCCGCGCGGCGCGCGCAAGCGGGTCCAGGCGACCGGGGTCGGCGCGCCCTTCTCGTTCATGACCGTGACGATGGCCTCGCCCGTGGCGAGGGAGGTGAGGACCTCACCGAGGTCGTAGTCGCTGGTCGGGTAGGTGGACACGGTCGCACGCAGGGCCTTCGCATCGTCCGGGGTGTGCGCTCGGAGCTGGTGCTGCACGCGCGAGCCGAGCTGCGCCAGGACGTCGTTCGGCACGTCCTTCGGGGTCTGCGTCACGAAGAAGATGCCGACACCCTTCGACCGGATCAGCCGCACGGTGCGCACGATCTGCTCGAGGAAGTCCTTCGACGCACCGGTGAACAGCAGGTGCGCCTCGTCGAAGAAGAACACGAGCTTCGGCTTGTCCTGGTCGCCGACCTCGGGCAGCTCGTTGAACAGGTCCGCGAGCAGCCACATCAGGAAGGTCGAGAACACCTCGGGCTGGTCCTGCACGCCGGGGACCTCGAGGAGGCTGACGATCCCGCGCCCGTCCGCCGTCGTCCGGAGGAAGACCTGCGTGTCGATCTCCGGCTCGCCGAAGAACCGGTCGGCACCCCGGTCGGCGAAGGTGATGAGCTCGCGGAGGATGACCCCGACCGTCTGCTTCGACAGCCCGCCGAGGTCGGCCAGTTCCGGCTTGCCTTCGTCGCTCACCAGGAAGGTCAGGACGCTCCGCAGGTCCGTGAGGTCGACGAGCGGCAGCCCGGCCTGTTCGGCGTAGTGGAACACCAGACCGAGGGAGGACTCCTGGGTGGCGTTGAGCCCGAGGGCCTTCGCGAGCAGCAGGGGCCCGAAGCCCGACACCGTCGCCCGGATCGGCACGCCGGAGCCCTGGCCGCCGAGCGAGTAGAACTCGGCCTGGCTGGCGGCGGGGGTCCAGTCCTGGCCGATCCCGGCCGTGCGCGCCAGGAGCTTGTCGCTGCTCGTCCCCGCGACCGCCAACCCGGACAGGTCGCCCTTGATGTCGGCAGCGAACACCGGCACGCCGTTCGCCGCGATCTGCTCCGCGAGGACCTGCAGCGTGCGGGTCTTGCCCGTCCCGGTGGCACCGGCGACGAGCCCGTGGCGGTTGAGCATGCCGAGCGGGATGCGCACCTGGACGTCCGGCAGGGCGGCGCCGTTGACCAGGGCGCCGAGCTCCAGCGCGCTGCCGTCGACGGCGTACCCGTCGCGGATCGCGGCGACCGCGGCGTCGCCGAGCGGACCGACGGGAGGCTCGGTGCCGGTCGGCGTCGCAGCCGTCGGGCCCGGGGTGGGCGCGTCCGGGGCCGCAGGGGCGTCCGGTGCGGGTGGTGCGGGTGGTGCGTCCGGCGCTGGCGGCGCTTCCGGTTCGTCCGGCGCGGGTGGTGCGGGCGGTGCGGGCGGTGCGTCCGGCGCGGGTGGTGCGTCCGGCGCTGGCGGCGCTGGCGGCGCTGGCGGCGCTGGCGGCGCTGGCGGCGCTGGCGGCGCTTCCGGTGCGGGGGTCGCCGGGGTCGGTGTTGCCTGGGCCAGCGCCGCGGCGAGCTCCTCGGCGCGGGCGACTGCTTCGTCGGCGAGTCGTCGTGCCTCGTCCGCCGCTGCCCGTGCTGCCTCGGCCGCCGCTCGTGCCTGCTCCACCGCGTCGCTCATGCGCTCAGCCTAGGGACGGACCCGGCTCTGCGCCCGGCTCGTGTCGCGAGCGATCCGGATGCATCCGCATCAGACGACACCGCACACCGCGAACGACCTCTGCCGTGTCGGAACATGCACACGCACCGGATACCTCCGCATCAGACGACACCGCACAACGCGAACAACCCCTGCCGTGTCGGAACATGCACACACACCAGACAGTTGCCCGCCCGCCCGCCCGCCCGCCCGAGCAGCCCATGCACGCCCGTCCCGCGCGCCTCAGTGCGTCAGCGCAGGCACCGACCTCGGCCGCACCACGAACCACAGCAACAGGACCGCCACTGCGGCGGTGCTGGCCATCACCGCGGCCATCGGTGCCGCCTGCGTGATCCCGAGCAAGCCGACGATCGGCGAGATCAGCCCGGCGACACCGAAGTTCAGCGCGCCGAGAACCGAGGCCGCCGTCCCCGCCTCTTTCCCGTGGGAGGCGAGACCGATGACCTGCACGAGCGGGAACGAGAAGCCGCACGCCGCGATGAAGAACCACAGCGGCACGAGGACCCCGACGAGCCCGGCACCGAGCAGGTCGAGCACGATGATCGCGGTCGAGGCCAGGAGCAGCGTCGCCGTCGAGCACGCCAGGATCCACTGCGGGCCGACACGCTGCGCGAGCCGCGCCGAGATCTGCACGCCGAGGACGACCCCGATCGAGTTCACCGCGAACAGCAGCCCGTACTGCTGCGCGTTCAGCCCGTACACGCCCTGGAACAGGAACGGCGACGCGCTGAGGTACGAGAACAGCCCGCTGAACACCATCGCACCGATGAGCGCCACGCCGACGAAGATCCGGTCCGTGAACAGCGCGCGGTAGCGCTGGCGCATCGTGGAGTGTCCGGCCTCTCGGCGGCGGGCCGGCGGCAGGGTCTCGACGATGAGCAGGATCGACGCGATCACCACCGCCAGGCCGTAGCAGGCCAGGAACACGAAGATGCCGCGCCAGCTGGTGAACCGGAGCATCTGCGACCCGATGAGCGGGGCGAGGATCGGCGCGAGCCCGTTCACCATCGCCAGCCGCGAGAGCATGCGCACGAGGGGCTTGCCGCCGAACAGGTCGCGGACCGTGGCCATCGCGACGACACCGCCGGCCGCGGCACCCATCCCCTGCAGGACGCGGAACAGCCCCAGCAGCTCGATGTCCGGCGCGGTCGCGGCACCGATGGACGCGGCGATGTGCACCGTCGTCGCGATGATGAGCGGGAGCCGACGACCGACCTTGTCGCTCCAGGGACCGACGAGCAGCTGCCCGGCGGCGAAGCCGAGCGTGGTGGCCGTCAGCGTGAGCTGGACCGCCCCGTCGGTGACGCCGAACTGCTCCTTCAGCGAGGGGAACGCCGGCAGGTAGAGGTCGATCGTGAACGGCCCGAGCGCGGTCAGGGCACCGAGGACGAAGACGTAGACGAGGCGCTGGGCGCGGGTCAGGGAGTCCCCGGGGTGCAGGATGACCCGGATCGAACCGGTGGTCGCGGGCGCGGTCACAGCAGTGTCCTTCGGCGGTGAGGGGCGGTCGGCGGAGCGGCGTCGGCGTCGATCGAAACGATTCGGCCGTGGAACCATCCTATGACCGAAGCCGGGCATCGCGACACCCGCTGCCGGTCGTTGCCGCGTGTCGAGCGACACGACGAACGGCCCAGACTCCGGGCTGCGGTACCGTCGTACCGCCCGGGATCCCCCGGGTCAGCACGGAAGAGGGGGTGCGCGTCATGGTCGACGCTCGGATCCTGCACACGACGGCAGCCCTGCGCGAGGCCATCCTGCGTCTCGCGGCGGGCCGACCCGTCTCCGAGATCACCGTCGCCGACGTCACCCGCGCCGCCGGGATCAACCGTGCGACGTTCTACTCCCACGCGGTCTCACCCGGCTCGCTGCTCGCGGACGTCCTGACGCCCGAGCTCGACGAGATCCGCGCCGAGGACTCCGATGCGCGGCGCGTGGCTGCCGAGCGTGGTGCCGGCCGGGACGAACTCGCCGCGATCACCCGACGCGGGATCAACGCCGTCGTCGAGCACGTGGTCACGCACCGGGAGATCTACCTGCGGGCGCTGCCCGACGCGAACGACGCCTCGTTGCACCGGTTGCTCGTCGAGCACTTCACGGTCTCGAGCGCGATCCACATCCGCGAACTCGACCCCGCCACCCGGCCCGAGCTGCTCGACGACGTCGCCGCGGGCTTCGTCGCGCAGGGCTTCGTCGGCGCGATCGAGGCGTGGCTCGCCGGTCCCCGGCGTTCCCGCAAGGCGCTCGTCGACACGATCACGCAGTCGTTCCCGGCTTGGTGGAGCTGACGCGACGCCCGAGACCGTCACACGGACGGACGGGAGGCCCGGTGCCAGCTGGCACCGGGCCTCCCGTCGTTCAGGTGGTCACGTCAGTGATGCGCGACCTGGCTCATCCCGGTGAAGGACACCGCGCCGAGCCCGGTGACGTCGTCGTAGCCCTTGGCCGTGGTCAGCGACGTGTCGTGGTCGAGCGTGACCAGGAAGTCGTGCCCACTGGTCGCGCTGGTGTAGGCCAGGGCGAGCGGCGACCGCGGCGACGTGACGTCGGCGAAGGCCGACGGTGTCGCACGGTAGGTTGCGTACAGCGTCGGGTTCGCGAAGCCGAGGCGGACGTTGGTCGACTGCTGCACGATGGCCGACAGCGCCGCGGTGATCGGCGACGCGAGCGACGTGCCGCCGTACGTCTCGTTCACGAACTGGCCGGCCTTGAGGGTTGCGTCGTCCGTGATCGGGCGGATGCCGATCGAGAACCCGGTGTACGGGTCGGCCAGCGCGGCCAGGTCGGGCGAGACGCGCTTGCCGCCGGCCAGGGACGCCGGGACGACGCCCTTCTGGTACGCGGGCTGGTCGAACAGCGTGCTCTGGCCACCGCCGGCGCCACCACCGTCGAGGTTGCCGGGGAGTGCCGCGGAGTAGACGTTGCCGCGGGGGCTGCTCACGATCTGGTCGAGCAGGTCACCCCAACCGGTCTCGAACGACTTCTTGCCGGTCTTGTCGATGCCGAGGCTCGTACCACCCACCGAGGTCACCCACGGGCTCGAGGCCGGGAAGTCCGGCTGCGCACTGCCGAGCGCCGCGGACTCGTCGCCGTGGTCACCGCTCGAGAAGTACAGGCCGATGCCCTCACCGGCGGCCTGGATGTGCAGGTTCTCCTGACCGCGGATGCTCGACAGCGGGACGTTCTCGCCGACGTCGCCGTAGCTGTTGCTGACGAGCGAGGCCAGGCCCTGGTCGAGGATCTTCGACATCGCGACGTCGAGGCCGCCACCGCAGTTCGTACCACCGACGTAGAGGATCTTGGCCGAGGGGGCCACCGCGTGCACGGACTGCACGTCGAGGGTCTCCTCACCCTGCCAGCCGCTGGGCTGCTGGCAGAGCACCTGGTCGGTGAACTGCGACGGCGACGGGATGCGCTGCTCGAAGGTGGCGCCCGTCAGCTGGGGCTCGCCGTGCTGCTGCGAGTAGGAGTTGGTGTCGTGGATGATCGTCGGCGAGGCGTACGCGTCGATGATCGCGACGGTCTGCCCCTGGCCCGACACGCCCTTCGCGGCGAGCGCGTCGACGCCGTACGCCGAGCGGAGCTGCGACGGGCCGTAGCCGCAGGCGAAGGTCGGCACCACGGTCTTGCCGTACGCGGACGGGACGGTCGCGGTGTGCTCGCCCGCGTACGAGGAGCACTGGGCGTTGATCCCGGTCGGGGTGGTCGCCTGCTGGCGCAGCGACCGGGTCGGGGTCGACGAGGCGGGCTCCTGGCCCTGCTCGACGAGCTCCGGGTGGGTCAGCAGCCGTCCCTGGTCGACGCTGACGCCGCTGACGAGTCCGGCGATGGATGCCGGGAGGCTCGGTGCGGTGGACGGTGCCACCAGCGTCTGCTGCGCGTGGCGGTAGGAGTGCAGGGTCGTCCCGAGCACCGAGTCCACGACCGAGGCCGCTCCCCGGAACACCACGTACTCGTGGCTGGCGGGCACGGCGGTGATCGACAGGCCCTGTGCGCGCAGGAAGCCCGTGACCTGGTCGGCATCGGCCTTGCTCGGCGCGTACGCGGCGATCCAGGCCGCGGGGGTGAGCGGCTTGCGGTACTGCGGGGAACCCGGGGTGGACACCGCGGTCGCGAGCGCCTCGGCGCCGGCCTGGTTCTTCAGGGGCAGGTAGACCTCGCCCTCGACGTCGGTGGACGCGGCGACCGTGCCAGCGTCGTTCGGTGCCGTCGCCCAGGTCGGGACGGAGTCGGGCAGGACCTGGCGGGTCGCGGCGTCGGCTGGACCGCCGGCGAACAGCACCGCGCCGACGGTGCAGGCGGCGGTCGTGACGGCGAGCGCGGTGAGGCGCCTGCGGGTGGAGGGAGTGGGAGAGCGTCGTTGCACGTCGGGTCCTCTCGGGAACTGCCTGGTATGGAGTGAGCTGACTGTAGTAAGTTCCGCGAACCAACAGACAGTCAGTGGAACCACCGACCTGCCATGTCACCCGTCCGGGGGGTGAAGCTGTCGCTGTGTTCAGCCCCGGATCCGCGTCGTTGCTGTGATGCGCATCGGCCGACTGGGTCCGAGCCGTGAAGCGGAGCACGGGGGCTTGTGCCCAGCCCGCGACCGACCCGTTCCCGCAGGGCTCAGTCGCCCGCGGGCTTCTTGCCGCGCTGCAGTGACTCGACGACCGCGACGGCCTTGCCGACCATGGCCGCGTCGGAGTCGGTGCCCTGCACCCGGTAGTCGGTCGCGAGTCCGTCGCCACCCGTGCCGGACGACGGCAGCGGGTCACCGAGGGCGATGACGACCACACCGGCGTCGTGCGCGGTCTGGACGGCACCGGTGAGGGCGTCGGGATCGGCGGCCTCAACGAACAGTGCCTTCGCCCCACGCTGCACGAGGGCCCGGACGTCGCGCACCTGGGACGTCGCCGGGTCGGTCGCGCTGGCCACCCGGACGTCCGGACGGAACCCCGCGGTCGTCAGGTCGGACCGGAACCGGTCGGGCAGCGCGACGCCGCCCGACGTGGGCCCCGGCGTGGCGGCCGCGGACAGCAGCAGCACGCCGACCACGGCGTGCTGGTCGAAGCCGCCGTCCGAGCTCGTGAGGTCCGTGCTCTGCACCGGAGTCGGCGCGGCACTGGTCGTCCCTGTGCACCCGGTCATCACGACGACGGCGATGACCGCCAGAGCGGCGGAGACCAGGGTGCGGCGCACGGTTCCTCCTCGTCGTGGACCCACCACGCTACCCGTTCCCCGCGGAGGAGGCCGGTGGCGGCACGGGGCCCAGCCGGCGGACCGCGAACAGCCCCACCAGGGCGACGACGATCATCGCGGCGAAGACCGCGGCGAAGGCCAGGGGGTCCGAGCGCCCGCCGAGCGCCGTGAACAGCAGTCCCGCGACCGCGAGCCCGACCACGCTGCCGGAGGCGTCGGCGATCGTCAAGGCGGAGCTCGCGAAGCCGTCGTCGCCCTCGGTCGAGAAGCGCAGGGTGAGCATCGACGTGCGCGGGTACGCCACCCCCATGCCGGCACCGCCCACGAACCAGCCGGCGACGAGCACCCACGCGGGCAGGTCGGCGAGTGCGACGGCGAGGGCCGCGACCAGGCTGACCAGCACCAGGCCGAGACCGACGCCGAACGCACGGGCAGCGGGGAGCCGTCGCTCCCCCAACCGACCGTGCACCCAGCTCGCGCCGGCCCAGCTGAGCGCGGCGACGGTGAGTGCGAGCCCGGCGGCCGACGGCGACAGCCCGTGCTGGGCCTGCAGCAGGAAGGGCACGTACGCCTCGCTGCCGAAGAACCCCGCGGCGAGGACGCCGCGCAGCAGCACCACCGAGGGCAGGCCCGGCGCCGCGGTCAGGGTACGGCGCGGGAGCAGTGGTCGCAGGGCGAACCAGGCACCGGCGACGCCGACCACGACGGAGACGACCCGCAGGACCACCGGCAGGTCGGGAGCGACGTTGAGCAGCAGGACCGCGACCGCGGCACCGGCCGACCAGGCGATCCGTCCGCGCTGCCACGGCGGGCGGCGCTCGACGGCGGGCGGGTGCAGGCGGCCGAGCGTCGGGACCAGCAGCGCGAAGGCGGAGACGGCGATCACGAGGGCACCCGCGAAGACCCAGTGCCAGCTGAACAGGTCGGTGACGATGCCGGCGAGCGCGGGACCGACGAGCGCGGGGACGACCCAGGCGGCGGCGAACCCGGCGAACACCGGGCCGTGCAGGTCCTCGGGGAAGATCCTGGCCACGAGCACGTAGAGCACGACGTCGATCGCACCGGCCCCGAAGCCCTCGACCAGTCGACCGGCCAGGAACACCGGCATCGTCGGGGCGAGCATGACGATCGCCGTGCCGATGGCGAAGAGCGCTGCGGAGACCCACGCGACCACCCGGCCGCCCGCGCGGTCGGTCCAGTTCCCCGCGAGCACCATCCCGGGCACGCCGGCCGCGAGCGGCGCCGCGAAGCTCAGCGAGTACAGGGTCTCGCCGCGCAGGTCTCGGCTGATCTCCGGCATGATCGTCGTCATTGCCAGGTTCTGGAACGCCGAGACGGCGACGATCGCGACCATGCCGATGGTCGGGAGCGCGTAGCCCCGACTGAACAAGGTCGTCCGCGTCACCGTCGTCGTCACCAGGCTCATCGTAGGGCCGACGGGTGACGCGGCTACCGGCGCAGCGCCTGCTGCACGTCGGCGACCAGGTCGCCCGCGTCCTCGATCCCGACGGAGAGCCGCACCAGGTTCTCCGGCACCGCGAGCTCCGTGCCCTTGACCGAGGCGTGGGTCATCTCGCTCGGGTACCCGATGAGCGACTCCACGCCGCCGAGCGACTCGGCGAGGGCGAACACCTCGGTCGACTCCGCGAAGCGCTTGGCGGCCTCGGGTCCACCGGCGAGCGCGACCGAGAGCATGCCCCCGAACCCGCGCATCTGCCGCGCCGCGACGTCGTGCCCCGGGTGGTCGGCGAGTCCCGGCCAGTACACACGCTCGACGGCTGGGTTGCCCACGAGGGACTCGGCGACCGCCTGGGCGTTCCGCGAGTGCCGCTCCATGCGGACCGACAGCGTCTTGATCCCGCGGATCGTCAACCACGCGTCGAACGGCGACGAGATGGCCCCGGCACCGAACTGCACGAAGCCGACCAGCTCGGCGAGCTCGGCGTCGCGGAGCACCACGGCCCCGCCGACGATGTCGGAGTGCCCGCCGAGGTACTTCGTCGTCGAGTAGACCACGACGTCGGCACCGAGTGCGAGGGGCTGCTGCAGGGCCGGGGACGCGAACGTGTTGTCCACCACGACGAGCGCGCCGGCGTCGTGCCCGATCGCCGCGAGCGCCGTCACGTCGGCGATCTTCATGAGCGGGTTCGTCGGGGTCTCGACCCACAGGACGGTCTTCGCGGGGGCACCCTCGAGCGCCGCACGGACGAGGTCGGGGTCGCTCATGTCGACGACGACGAGCTCGACGCCCCACGGGACGTGCAGGCGGTCCACGAGACGGTGCGTGCCGCCGTAGACGTCGTTGCCCATCACGACGCGGGCGCCGGGGGCCAGGGTGGCGCGGAGCAGGGCGTCCTCGGCGGCCAGACCGGACGAGAACGAGTACGCGGCCACCCCGCCGTCCAGGTCGGCGAGCAGCGTCTGCAGCGAGTCGCGCGTCGGGTTGCCCGAGCGGGAGTACTCGTAGCCGTTCCGCATCTGCCCGATGCCGTCCTGCAGGTACGTCGAGGTCAGGTACAGCGGCGGGATGACGGCACCGGTCGGGCCGTCGGGCTCCTGGCCGGCGTGGACGGCGCGGGTGTCGAACTCGGTCATGGTGCGTTCTCCAGGTGGGGCTCGGGTGTCGGACGGGAGGCTCGGCACGGCCATGCGCGCACCGCACGGTGCGCGCACGGCCGGGATCACTCCGACAGGAAGGTGAGCAGGTCGTGTCGCGTGAGCACGGTGACGGGCTTGCCGTCCTCGACGACGAGGAGCGCGTCGACCTCTTCCAGCGCCCGTCGCGCCGTGGAGACCGACTCGCCGATGCCGATGAGCGGCAACGGGTCACCGACGGATCCGGAGACCCGATCGGCCATCTTCGCGGCGCCGGTGAAGACCTGCTCGAGCAGGTCCTTCTCGGCGACGGCGCCGATGACCTCGCCGATCACGACGGGCGGTTCCGCGCTGAGCACCGGCATCTGCGAGACGCCGTACTTCGACATGATGTCGACGACCTCGCGGACGGTGTCGCCCGGGTGTGCGTGGACCAGGTCCGGCAGGCGGCCGTCCTTCCCCGCGATCAGCGACCCGACCGTCCGGGCGTCGTCGGTCTCGGCGAAGCCGTACGAGCGCATCCACCGGTCGTTGAAGATCTTGCCGAGGTAGCCGCGGCCGCCGTCGGGCAGCAGCACGACGACG
This genomic interval carries:
- the wecB gene encoding UDP-N-acetylglucosamine 2-epimerase (non-hydrolyzing); its protein translation is MTYRPRVLVVYGTRPEAVKVAPVVLALRQDPDLQALVVDTGQHPDLTAAVHETFGTHPDCTLSIARPGQSVGAIAARTMTAVGSLLAEWRPDLVLVHGDTTAAAATALAAHYAHLPVAHLEAGLRSGDLWSPWPEEANRSVIGRLAGLHLAPTATARDNLLHEGVPAERVVVTGNTVVDALLHTLDRARPNLPGPLEERAAAARQVVLFTAHRRESWGGGLARVAAGLADVLADRPDTLLLAPLHPNPVVRDAVLPELARVASAVVTDPFDHPAFCRAMQLSTVIVTDSGGVQEEAPSLGVPVLVTRDTTERPEAVAAGANRLVGTERAAVASALREVLDDPGARARMAAVENPYGDGHAGRRVVRAIREFLGVPPRHRRRDDVVLHDDDRRHDDVLNEEVLHEDARHDGALGATAAVGVA
- a CDS encoding class F sortase; the protein is MRALPAAVLGVLAVAAMAAGVVSLQTPARDPGAGVARDLDGRPVAGAPPATATSTTATTADAVGRPGDRLVVPAVGLDVPLDTMQVRHGVVDPPGFAAAYEVQGLTTDVPSATGTYIAMHALRGGGRAPGNALWDTDAGRPRIAIGDTVSVDGASWRVTGIGTPTKQSVPGSDRLWSTTPDELVLLTCLETPDGRPSTRNVVVTAEPAG
- a CDS encoding helicase HerA-like domain-containing protein, translated to MSDAVEQARAAAEAARAAADEARRLADEAVARAEELAAALAQATPTPATPAPEAPPAPPAPPAPPAPPAPPAPDAPPAPDAPPAPPAPPAPDEPEAPPAPDAPPAPPAPDAPAAPDAPTPGPTAATPTGTEPPVGPLGDAAVAAIRDGYAVDGSALELGALVNGAALPDVQVRIPLGMLNRHGLVAGATGTGKTRTLQVLAEQIAANGVPVFAADIKGDLSGLAVAGTSSDKLLARTAGIGQDWTPAASQAEFYSLGGQGSGVPIRATVSGFGPLLLAKALGLNATQESSLGLVFHYAEQAGLPLVDLTDLRSVLTFLVSDEGKPELADLGGLSKQTVGVILRELITFADRGADRFFGEPEIDTQVFLRTTADGRGIVSLLEVPGVQDQPEVFSTFLMWLLADLFNELPEVGDQDKPKLVFFFDEAHLLFTGASKDFLEQIVRTVRLIRSKGVGIFFVTQTPKDVPNDVLAQLGSRVQHQLRAHTPDDAKALRATVSTYPTSDYDLGEVLTSLATGEAIVTVMNEKGAPTPVAWTRLRAPRGSMEPMPSADLEARVTASPLLATYGTRVDPDSAHEMLARRMEAAAAQAAAADAREAAEAAAADAEKEAARAAAAAAKQAAADAKREAREHATAQREYERTQREFEQAERAAEARRSRGSSRSGTRTTSKRRTTDPLSDLLGGGLGGTIAKEVVQGIFSTLRRRR
- a CDS encoding multidrug effflux MFS transporter; this encodes MRVILHPGDSLTRAQRLVYVFVLGALTALGPFTIDLYLPAFPSLKEQFGVTDGAVQLTLTATTLGFAAGQLLVGPWSDKVGRRLPLIIATTVHIAASIGAATAPDIELLGLFRVLQGMGAAAGGVVAMATVRDLFGGKPLVRMLSRLAMVNGLAPILAPLIGSQMLRFTSWRGIFVFLACYGLAVVIASILLIVETLPPARRREAGHSTMRQRYRALFTDRIFVGVALIGAMVFSGLFSYLSASPFLFQGVYGLNAQQYGLLFAVNSIGVVLGVQISARLAQRVGPQWILACSTATLLLASTAIIVLDLLGAGLVGVLVPLWFFIAACGFSFPLVQVIGLASHGKEAGTAASVLGALNFGVAGLISPIVGLLGITQAAPMAAVMASTAAVAVLLLWFVVRPRSVPALTH
- a CDS encoding TetR/AcrR family transcriptional regulator; amino-acid sequence: MVDARILHTTAALREAILRLAAGRPVSEITVADVTRAAGINRATFYSHAVSPGSLLADVLTPELDEIRAEDSDARRVAAERGAGRDELAAITRRGINAVVEHVVTHREIYLRALPDANDASLHRLLVEHFTVSSAIHIRELDPATRPELLDDVAAGFVAQGFVGAIEAWLAGPRRSRKALVDTITQSFPAWWS